The Erythrobacter sp. genome segment GTTCCAGTCGCGGCTGCCGGATTGCCCCTACGAAATCGTGCTGGTCGCCAGCAACAGCCCCGATGCGCCCGGCCTCAAGATCGCCGCTGCGGAGGGGATCGCCACTTTCGCCCACGATCACCACGGCATGGATCGCCGCGCGCACGAGGAAGTGATGGACGCAGCCCTGCGCGCCTCCGGAGCAGAGTATCTCGCGCTGTGCGGCTATATGCGCATCCTGACGGCCGATTTCGTCGCCGGATGGGAAGGCCGCATGGTCAACACCCATCCCTCGCTGCTGCCCAAGTTCAAGGGGCTCGACACCCACCAGCGCGCCATCGACGCGGGCGAAGCCTTCGGCGGCTGCTCCGTGCACGTCGTGACGCCCGAGTTGGATGGCGGGCCGCTGCTGGGACAAATGCCGGTGGCGATCCTGCCCGACGATACGGCGGACAGCCTCGCGCGCCGGGTGATCCTTGCCGAATACCAGCTCTACCCCCGCATGGTCGCCGACTATGTCGGCCGCGCCTATCGCGCCGACTGGTTGCAGGCACGGGTGCACGAACTGGCGATGGCGCTGCCCGAAGCGGAGGAGCGCGAAAGCCACGGTTCCCCAGGTTGGCACTGCGGCGGCAAGAGCGGCAAGTTCTTCGCCTATTTCGCCGACCAGCACCACGGCACCGAACATATCGCGGTGCTGGTCAAGACCGGCGGCCCGGACGAGGTAAACGGCCTGGCCGAAACCGCGCCGGACACCTATTTCAAGCCCGCCTACTATGGTGCGAGCGGCTGGGTCGGGATCATCCTCAATCGCCCCGGCGTCGACTGGGACAATGTCGCCGACTGGCTCCAGCGCAGCTGGCGCATGGTCGCGCCCAAGCGGCTGACGCGGCTGCACGACGTAGCGGACCTGTTCTGAAGCGTGGCCCCCCCGCCCCGCCCCCATCCGCTCAGCCGTTCGCCGCACGTTCAGCGCGTCTGCGGCTGGCTGGAGAGCGCATGGGACAAGGGGATCGCCAATCGCCCTTCGCTCGATCCCGATGTGCTGTGGGGCAAGGCCCTGCGCGACATTCCCGCCGAGGGTGAGCGCGGACCGCGCAGCGACGAGGACATGGCCGATTTCCGGCTGCGGCTGGAAGTGCTGGTTGAATCGCTGGAGGCGGAGGCGCGGCTCAATTCGCTCGGGCTGACGATGGCGCATGGGCAACTGGTGCGGGTGATCCGCCAGCGGCTGGAACTGGGCGAACTGTGGCGCGCGCAACCCGAAGTGGTCGAGCATAAGCTCGCCCCGCCGATCATCGTCGTCGGGCAAATGCGCAGCGGCACTACTCGCGTGCATCGCCTGCTCGCCGCCGATCCCGCCCACGCCGCCACCCGCTTCTGCGACAGCTGGCTGCCCGTCCCGCGCCGTCCCGATACCCGCCCGGCATGGTCGGCGCTGACGCTGCTCGCCGCACGCACGCTCGATCCGTGGCTCGACAGCATCCACCCGTTCGGCACCACCCGCGCCGACGAGGAACTGGGCTGGCTCGCCTGCGCGCTCGATCATTGCGCCTACGAAGCGCAGTGGCGCATTCCCGCCTTCACTGCCTTCAGCGAAGACCGCGACCCGGCGCCGGTCTATCGCGAATTCGCCCGCATCCTGCGCACCGACGCGCATTTCCACGGCAATGCCGATCGCCCGCGCGTGCTAAAGGTGCCGCAATTCGCCGAAGACCTGCCCGCGCTGTTGGCGCAGTTCCCCGATGCCCGCGTGGTGCTGACGAGCCGTGACGATGCCGACATTGCCCGCAGCTCCGCATCGCTGGTGGCGAACCAGATGACAATCCAGTCTGACGCGGTGGACATGGCGTGGCTCCAGGCCGAAGTGGCGCGCAAGATTGCGCTGCGACAGCAACGGATGGACGTTGCCGTGGCGGGATTTACCGGACCGCTGGCAAAGGTCGATTTCGCCGCGCTGGATAGCGATTGGGAAGTGGCGATGGCGCAGCTCTACGCCGATCTCGGCCAGCCGCTTTCACCGGAGGCGCGCGAGGCGATGCGGGCCGAACGTGGGCGGATGGAGGCCGACGGCCACGAACACCATCGTCAGAGCTATGACGATTTCGGCGATCCGTCGTCAGGCTCGACCGCGCGCAACATGAACACCAGCGAATTCGCCGACGGCCGCCCGTAGGCCTGCCATTCGACCAGCTTGCCATCGATCACCACGGCTCTCCACTGCGTATCACAAGCGAGCACCGGATTGCTGGTGATTGACCGTCCCGTAAGCAGCGCGGAATCGCCGCGCGTGCTGGAGCGGTCTATCTCTACGCGAAGGTCGGGCGCTACCGAGTCGACACGCGCCAGTGCTTCCAGCATCGCTTCGCGTCCCTCTATCCGCCCCCCGCGACTGTCCTGAAATACCACATCGGGAGAGAGAATGGCAGCAAGCGCCTCGGCATTGCGGGTGTTGCACGCCTCGACGAACGCGAGCGCGACCTTCACCGGCGATTTGCGCTGCCATGGCACGATCGCTTCCCCCGCTTGCCTGAACGCGCTTGCATCTGCGCGACTCGCGCAGTTTCGCCGATCCCGTGGCGAAACGCGCAACGATTACGGGGGTTTATACCACAGACTTCAGGCGGCGGAAATGCCGTTAACCAACAGATCCGCCGCGTGAAATTGCTTAGCCGACGATTTCGCTGTCATCGAAGAAGAAGGCGATTTCGATCGCCGCGTTCTCGTCGCTGTCCGAACCGTGCACGGTGTTCGCCTCGATGCTCTCGGCAAAAGCCTTGCGGATCGTGCCTTCCTCGGCATCGGCGGGGTTGGTCGCGCCCATGATCTTGCGGTTGCGCACCACGGCGTCTTCGCCTTCGAGAACTTGCACGACTACCGGGCCGGAGATCATGAAATCGACCAGCTCGCCGAAGAACGGGCGTTCCTTGTGTACGGCGTAGAAGCCCTCGGCCTGGTCCTTGCTCATGTGGATGCGCTTGGAAGCGACCACGCGCAGGCCGGCCTTTTCCAGCATGTTGGTAACCGCACCGGTCAGGTTGCGGCGGGTGGCATCGGGCTTGATGATCGAAAAGGTGCGGGTAACCGCCATGGGAATTTCCTTTGGAATTTGGGACGTGGAGATTGCGCGCGCCCCTAGCGGCACAGTCGGTACACGGCAAGCCTGCTGGTGCGCGTCTAGTTGCGCCCGACCATCAGCATACCGCTCGATTCCTCGCCCGACCGGCTGGCATTGAAGCTGAACGCCTGTCCGTCCGGCCCTTCGCCGCCGATCATCATGGTATCGTTGGTGGTCATTTCCATTTCGATGACAAAACCCGCCGCTTCGGCCTGTTGCCGGTAATGCGCGACCATCTCTTCCGGAGAATCGCTGCTGGTCATTACCGTCATGCTGCCCTGCCCGTCGGCACCGCTCATCACAGAGCTCGAAGCGACCTGCGCACCTGGATAGACGGTGAAGCCATCGGGCAGACTGGCGGCAACATCAGTCCCGGAGTTAATGACGGTCTCGTTGCCATCTTTGTCTGTAAAACGGATCTGCGCTTCGTCACCGCTTTGATCGGCGTCGTATTCCACGGTGCCATCTTCGGTTTCGATGGTGCCGCTATCGCTACCGCCGCAGCCTGCGAGCAGAAGTGCCGCTGCCAAGCCTGTGCCGATTGTACGCATATGTGCCTCCCCAAGAATGTGCCCAGAGAAAATCGCAGCTAATCGCGTGCGGTCAACCCCTCTTCACGGCCCTTCGACCCAGCGACCACCTTGCTGCTTCCAGAACTTGCGCTCCAGCCCCTCGCGGTCCTCCAGCGCCTTCCACGTCACCCGCGCGCCTGCCCGCGTGGTATCGTCGAACAGGAACAGCACCCGCGCGAAGCTCTCCCCGGGCTCACGCCATTGCCCGTCCGCGATCAGCAGGAATTTCGCACCGTTCACCGGCTCGACATCGTCGGACAGCAGGATCGGCTGGCGCGCATCGTACGCGTCCCCGGCAATCCCGTGGGCGAGGAAGGCTTCGGGCGACGCGGTCCACAGCGCCTGCGAGATTGCTTCCACCAGTTCGAGATCCTCGGCCACCACCAACAGTCGCTCGCCCGCCTCGCGCACCTTTCCCGCGAGCAGGGCAACGGCGGCGGGTGCAGGATCGGTGGACAGCAGATAAAAGTCGACTCTCATTCCGCAGA includes the following:
- the purN gene encoding phosphoribosylglycinamide formyltransferase, whose product is MPASTGPPPAPPASGRGVLIQKVKIACLLSGNGTTMSALLFQSRLPDCPYEIVLVASNSPDAPGLKIAAAEGIATFAHDHHGMDRRAHEEVMDAALRASGAEYLALCGYMRILTADFVAGWEGRMVNTHPSLLPKFKGLDTHQRAIDAGEAFGGCSVHVVTPELDGGPLLGQMPVAILPDDTADSLARRVILAEYQLYPRMVADYVGRAYRADWLQARVHELAMALPEAEERESHGSPGWHCGGKSGKFFAYFADQHHGTEHIAVLVKTGGPDEVNGLAETAPDTYFKPAYYGASGWVGIILNRPGVDWDNVADWLQRSWRMVAPKRLTRLHDVADLF
- a CDS encoding DNA polymerase III subunit chi, whose translation is MRVDFYLLSTDPAPAAVALLAGKVREAGERLLVVAEDLELVEAISQALWTASPEAFLAHGIAGDAYDARQPILLSDDVEPVNGAKFLLIADGQWREPGESFARVLFLFDDTTRAGARVTWKALEDREGLERKFWKQQGGRWVEGP
- a CDS encoding nuclear transport factor 2 family protein; its protein translation is MPWQRKSPVKVALAFVEACNTRNAEALAAILSPDVVFQDSRGGRIEGREAMLEALARVDSVAPDLRVEIDRSSTRGDSALLTGRSITSNPVLACDTQWRAVVIDGKLVEWQAYGRPSANSLVFMLRAVEPDDGSPKSS
- a CDS encoding sulfotransferase yields the protein MAPPPRPHPLSRSPHVQRVCGWLESAWDKGIANRPSLDPDVLWGKALRDIPAEGERGPRSDEDMADFRLRLEVLVESLEAEARLNSLGLTMAHGQLVRVIRQRLELGELWRAQPEVVEHKLAPPIIVVGQMRSGTTRVHRLLAADPAHAATRFCDSWLPVPRRPDTRPAWSALTLLAARTLDPWLDSIHPFGTTRADEELGWLACALDHCAYEAQWRIPAFTAFSEDRDPAPVYREFARILRTDAHFHGNADRPRVLKVPQFAEDLPALLAQFPDARVVLTSRDDADIARSSASLVANQMTIQSDAVDMAWLQAEVARKIALRQQRMDVAVAGFTGPLAKVDFAALDSDWEVAMAQLYADLGQPLSPEAREAMRAERGRMEADGHEHHRQSYDDFGDPSSGSTARNMNTSEFADGRP
- the ndk gene encoding nucleoside-diphosphate kinase, which translates into the protein MAVTRTFSIIKPDATRRNLTGAVTNMLEKAGLRVVASKRIHMSKDQAEGFYAVHKERPFFGELVDFMISGPVVVQVLEGEDAVVRNRKIMGATNPADAEEGTIRKAFAESIEANTVHGSDSDENAAIEIAFFFDDSEIVG